The Delphinus delphis chromosome 7, mDelDel1.2, whole genome shotgun sequence genome includes a window with the following:
- the LOC132428170 gene encoding histone-lysine N-methyltransferase 2D-like, with protein MPSQKLTRLARLVRPSLHKEAYGPEFLLTRCADTNLARTGRLTSPTCPAVNASNISPFQVGSRPSQRPEKQQIRPPPFFSNISSPSLACLSPSSRTTDPPSSLRWFSRYPRLFRSPGDSISLTTPSHLVSPQSHTRSISGGGESDATPPIYLTTHRTPRCRPPLISGLLAARLPSSAPYSRKQPENKRRPITPKKSGCKASRSGEGPREPDGTPTKVVDAADPQVASARDFPLAQETDPGLSTWPRLSCSPRGETNGSMAFPLPDFPLPEGRNQRNRHRHCHNTREITKKGAASHSKHLPCVHPYKFGSCLHPGATSLAPFSRTSEPRLGAFPNKACLSSPPFLGAVPYSFLMQEVETSIDKFSWDKQTTLFVI; from the exons ATGCCATCTCAAAAACTCACGCGGCTTGCCAGACTTGTGCGTCCATCTCTCCACAAGGAGGCCTACGGCCCCGAATTCCTACTCACCAGATGCGCGGACACCAACCTGGCAAGGACTGGCAGATTGACTTCACCCACATGCCCTGCTGTAAACGCTTCCAATATTTCACCTTTTCAGGTTGGATCGAGGCCTTCCCAACGGCCCGAGAAACAGCAGATACGGCCGCCACCATTCTTCTCCAACATATCGTCCCCCAGTTTGGCCTGCCTATCTCCATCCAGTCGGACAACAGACCCGCCTTCGTCTCTCAGGTGGTTCAGCAGGTATCCGAGGCTCTTCAGATCACCTGGAGACTCCATATCCCTTACCACCCCCAGTCATCTG GTTTCTCCGCAATCACATACAAGAAGTATCTCGGGTGGCGGTGAATCAGATGCTACTCCACCCATATACCTTACTACCCACAGAACCCCCCGCTGCCGCCCTCCCCTAATCTCCGGACTGCTGGCCGCCCGACTCCCCTCCAGCGCCCCATACAGCAGGAAGCAGCCAGAGAACAAACGTCGCCCCATTACACCAAAGAAGTCAGGATGTAAGGCCAGCAGGTCcggggaagggcccagggagccAGACGGAACCCCCACCAAGGTGGTTGATGCAGCCGACCCACAAGTGGCATCAGCCCGGGACTTTCCACTTGCCCAGGAAACAGACCCGGGACTTTCCACTTGGCCCCGGCTTTCGTGCTCCCCAAGGGGCGAAACCAACGGCTCTATGGCTTTCCCGCTCCCCGATTTCCCGCTCCCCGAGGGGCGGAACCAACGCAACCGGCACCGACATTGCCACAACACCCGAGAGATTACCAAAAAAGGGGCTGCTTCACACAGCAAGCACCTCCCCTGCGTCCACCCCTATAAATTTGGTTCGTGCCTGCACCCGGGCGCGACTtccctggcccctttctctcggaccagtgaacctcgcctgggagcgttcccaaataaagcttgcttaagctctcctccgtttcttggtgccgttccttacagtTTTCTCATGCAAGAAGTTGAGACAAGCATAGACAAGTTTTCATGGGACAAGCAAACTACGTTGTTTGTAATCTGA